Below is a genomic region from Gemmatimonadaceae bacterium.
GCTGCGGCACGCAGCGCCGGCAGCTGCATGCCGTTGTTAGGCTGACGTGCGCGTTCATCGTACGAGCTTCATGGGTGGAGCCAGGCCAAGGGACTGCAGAACAATGGTCCCGGCGACACACGCGATCACCGCGCCCATCACGATAGCCCAGATCCGTTTCAGCGGCACGCCGTTCGCGGCCGCCCCAAGCACCGCGCCTGCAAGTCCCAGCTCGAGCGCCTGACCGATCCACCAGCCAGCCAGGAGCGGCATTGTCACAGTGCTGATGGAATAGAGTCCGGCCGCGAAGGCACCCCACACTACCGCGCCACTCGCTGCTCCATGTCGGAATCCCGCGATCGCTCCACGAACGCCAAGTCGGCGGAGCAGCCAGTACAAGGTCAGCGTGAGAACCAGGAATGCCAGATAGCCAAGCGGGATTCGCCGGAAGGCATCTTCGGGCCCGAGAAGGAACGCACTCGGCTCAACATAGAGCCTCGCGAGCAGTCCTCCATGCAGAAACAGATCGAACCCCAACGACAGCATCCATGCCGCTGCGACCGATAGCATCATCCGGGAAATCGTTGGCATCTCAGCAATGGCTTGCGCCGATTGATGACTCTCGTGTACGTGCATTGTCACCTCCCCGCAGTGAGCGGGGTGCTGTCGTGGTTCAGCCTGACTCTTATTAGATCACACCCCACGCCGTGGCTAGCATGAGCGCATGATTGCCTGCACGCCGATCGAATAGTTCCGGATCGAAGTCCGGACCGAGCCACACCACAAGATCCTCATCATCGCCGTCGGCTTGACTGGCGAACGCCCCGCACGGTGATGTCGTGCTCCCAGTAGTCCCCCATATCATAGAGGTAGAGGAACGACGAGCGTGAGTTGAGCTCCAAATCTCGCAACCGTACGCTCGCGGCGTTCTCCCCCTCCGCCTCCGGATCGGCACCTTCAAAGCGGCGGTCGCTGATCTGGAACTCGAAGAGATGATAGTCGAGCCATCCGAACACCAATTGAATGCAGCGATGCAGCTGAAACAGCGAAAACACGTCTGGGACGCTGATCTCTCGCCAAATGGGCGGCTCGACATGTCGCAATGTGACGCGGAATAGTAGCCGCCGCGAACCCGACGGTCTGGCGCTCAACCGAATGGCAGCAACCGAAGCGCCGGCCGCTGCAACTCCTCGTCAGACCGCATGGCGCTTGTGCGTAGGAGGCGACATCTCGGCCTAAAGGTGGAGAAAGAAAACCGGTGCAAGTGCTGCGAGACCTGCGCCGGCTTGCAGCGCCAGTACCTGCAGAGCCTGCTTTGGAGTCCGCGGTAGCCACTTGATCGCGAAGAACGCCACGATCGGTACCTGTCCAGCAATGAGTAGCTGAAAGATATGGGCGGCGGTCCCCTCATCGACCTCGCGAACAACGCCGAACATGGCAACGTGACCAAGCACCGTCGCGAGTGCGGCGAACGACATTGCCACCGGAAGAAAGGCGCTCGGCAGCTTCATCACCGTTAACAAATTCATATGGCAGCCTGCAGAACGGGTTTCGAGTCAACGACGTACGAAAAGCCGCACTGAGGCCAATGTAAAGTACTTTGTAGTGGAAAGCACTTCCCGGTTGAAAATCACCATCGGGTCGCGCAGCGCACCACCGAAAAGTGCTTGTCAGCTGCAACCTTCGTTAGGAAGCCTCTCTGATGAACGACCTGCCTCCGCGATAGCTTTGGACACATGGCGAGCAACCAACGAACAATTGCGATCCTCACCGGCGGCGGCGACGTCCCCGGTCTCAATCCGGCGATCAGGGCGATCACGATCCGCGCGCTGCGCGAAGGCTACCGCGTTATGGGCATTCGGCGCGGTTGGGCGGGAGTCGTCGACTACAACCGGGAGGATGGCGCCGACAACTCCGAAAACGTGCAGGAGCTCTCGGAGGCCATCGTGAATCGCGCCGGCCGCACCGGCGGCACTTTCCTCCACACCTCTCGAACGCGGCCAAGCCACCTGCCGCGCGCGCGCGTGCCGGCGCATCTCACCGGCTACGACTTGGCCGTCAACGACGTCACGAAGGACGTGCTCCAGAACCTCGAGCACATCGGAGTCGACGTACTGATTCCGATCGGAGGCGACGACACGCTCAGCTACGGCAAACGCCTGCATGATGAAGGGGTACACGTCGTCGCCATCCCGAAGACGATGGACAACGACGTGTACGGCACCGATTACTGCATCGGCTTCAGTACCTGCGTCACGCGCACGATCGAGCTCACGCACCGCCTGCGCACCTCGGCCGGATCACACGAGCGTTTTCTCGTCATCGAGGTCTTCGGCAGATACGCCGGCTTCACGGCGCTCCTGCCGACGATGGCCGGTGCCGCCGACCGCTGCCTCATCCCCGAGTATCCGGCCGACGTCGAGCATCTGACCGAGCTGATGACCTACGACCACAACAGGAATCCCAGCAAGTACTCAGTGGCGCTCGTATCGGAGGGAGCACACCTCAAGACGCAGGAAGGAATGAGCTTCGAGAGCGAAGAGACGGACATGTTCGGACACCGCAAGCTCGGCGGCATCGGTGACAAGGTCGCTGCCGCGGTCAGGGAGTACTCACCCAGGTACAACAACGGCCGACGGATTGACGTCATCAGCCAGCGGCTCGGCTATCTCGTTCGCTCGGGCGATCCGGATGCACTCGACTCGATCGTGCCGATGGCGTTCGGCAATCTCGCGCTCGACCTGATCCTGAAGAAGCAATTCGGCCGTCTCGTGAGCGTCCACCGCGGCTTTTACGACAGCGTTCCGATCACGAGCGTAACGTCGGAGAAGAAGGTCGTCGACGTCAAGAAGTACTACAACACGGAGCGGTTGCGGCCGATCTACGAGTTCGACGGCGCACCTCTGTTCATCATGACGAGTGATTGATGACCGTGAGGCGAGGAGTGGGAGGTCTCACTTGCCATCGACGGCGACCGAGCGGATGCCCGAGTCGCGGCGCTCGCGTTCCTGGTTGATCAGGCCGCAGGCGACGTTGTTCAGGCCGGCGCAGCCGTATTCCTCTCCGTGAACCCCGTCACGCGTGAACGGTTTGGTTGCCCCGCTCGAAGAGGATGGAGACAGAAACCTTGACCATCAGCGTAAAGAGCAGGAAGCCGACGCCAAACACACCGGCGGCGACGCGCAGTTCGATGGCGCTGGGCACGTACTGATACACCTGCCCGAGCGTGTCGGGCGTGAAGCCGGGGATGATGAGGGCGATGCCCTTCTCGATGTACACCGAGAGGTAGATCATCACGGCGCCGATGTTCATCGTCAGCGGCATCCGGCGCGTCTTCGGGATGAGGAAGAGGAAGAAGGAGATGATGGAGAACGCGATCGACGTCCAGGCATAGAGTGCGATGGGCGACGCCGTGCCGTGCAGGCCGCGGAACAGGTACTGGTAGTACACCAGGTGGTGCGTGTTGGAGTAGTACTCCTTGAAGATCTCGGCGCCGAAGAGGAACAGGTTGAAACCCATGGCGTAGGCCATGAGCTCCGCTATCTTGTGGATCGCTTCGTCCTTGATCTCGAAGGCGGACACCTTCCGCAGGATCTGGAAGAGGATCAGGAGCAGCGCAGGCCCGGAGCAAAACGCCGAGAAGATGAACCGCGGGGCCAGGATGGCGCTGTTCCAGTACGGACGGCTCGCCATGCCATTGTACAGGAATGCCGTCACCGTATGGATGCTGATGGCCATCGGAATGGAGAGGATGACCAGCGGCACGACGATCCGCCGATCGTACTGGATCCGGTAATAGGCGCAGTAGACCAGATAGCTCGCCACCGACAGGTTGATGACGAGGTAGATGTTCAGCACCACCGAGTCCCAGGCCATGATCGAGCTCGGCAGGTGCATGTGCCCGATGCCGGGAATCAGGTGCCAGAAGCGGTCCGGGCGTCCCATGTCCACCAGGACGAAGAGCAGGCACATCACGATCGCGGCAACGGCGAGCATTTCGCCGAACAGCACGACCTCCTTGATCGGTTTCCAGTTGTAGACGTAGGCCGGAATCACCAGCAGGACCGCGGCCGCAGCAACGCCGACCAGGAACGTGAAGTTGCCGATGTAGAAGCCCCACGACACCGAATCGCGCATGTTGGTGCTGATCAGGCCGCGCTCGAACTGGTGCGCGTACGCGAAGAGCGCCTGCGTGATGCAGACGGCCAGCAGGAGCAGCCACGCGTAGTACACCCTGTTCCCGCCCAAGAACGCCATGCGCGCGGTGCCCGTCACGAAGTTGCCGGCTTTCCGGACGAAGCTCATGGCGTCGGCCTCACAGTCCGTAGTAGTAGAAGAACTTCGGCTGTGTATTCAGTTCATCCTTCAGGATGAACACGCGCTTGTTCTCGATGATGTAGCGGATCTCGCTGTCCGGGTCGAGGAGATTGCCGAACTTGCGCGCGCCGACCGGGCAGACTTCCACGCACTTCGGATACAGCCCCTTCCGGGTCCGCTGCAGGCAGAACGAGCACTTCTCGACGACACCGCGCTGGCGCGGGCGGTTGCCGAGGTATTCCGTGTTCGGGTTGAGCTCGTCCGGCGGGATGCTGGGCTTGCCCCAGTTGAAGCGCCGCGCGCCGTAGGGACAGGCCGCGAGGCAGCGCCGGCATCCGATGCCCCAGTCGTCGTCGATCACCACGATGCCGTCCGGCTCCTTCCAGGTTGCCTGGACGGGGCAGACCTTCACGCACGGCGGGTTCTCGCAGTGCTGGCAGGCGACAGGCATGTAGAACTTGCCCGGATGGGGGACGGTTTCGTGGTCGTAGTATGCGTCGGCATGCCGCAGGTCCACGCCCGTTTCCTTGTCCATCTCGAGCACGGTGATCCAGTGCGTCTGCGGGTCGCGCGACAGGTTGTTCTCCTCCACGCAGCCATAGACGCAACGCCGGCAGCCGATGCACCGCGACAAGTCGAGCGCATACCCGAACAGTACCCCGGGGAGAGGCGGCGTGGCGCTGACCTTCACACTCTTGCCGTACTCCTCCGAATACCGCTTTTCCATCTGCGCGAGCCGGTCCTTCAACTCATCGCCGGAGAGGTCCTTGAAGTGCTTCTGCACGAACTCGTCGAGGGCCAGCTTGTCGGTCGCGCACCCGGTGGACATCGCCGCGGCGGCCAAGGCAAAGAAGCCGAGGACAACCGAGTCGCGCCGCGTGTATCCGTTCGCCGGCGGCTCCGGCGCGGGCATGGGGACGGCGGGATGGTCGCTCATCGTATGGCCTCCTGCCTCAGCGGGGGTTGCCGCGGCTTGAGCGGCTTGAAGCGCGGCGAATGGGGGCTATGGCAGTTCGCGCACAGCAGGTACTGCTTCGCGCCCGACCACGAACCCGTCCGCTTGCCGTGCTCGCCCGCCTTCCAGTTTCGCAGGGTCGGCCCGTGACACTGCCCGCACAACAGGTAAGACTCGGTGAAATCGATCAGCCGGCCGTC
It encodes:
- the nrfD gene encoding NrfD/PsrC family molybdoenzyme membrane anchor subunit → MSFVRKAGNFVTGTARMAFLGGNRVYYAWLLLLAVCITQALFAYAHQFERGLISTNMRDSVSWGFYIGNFTFLVGVAAAAVLLVIPAYVYNWKPIKEVVLFGEMLAVAAIVMCLLFVLVDMGRPDRFWHLIPGIGHMHLPSSIMAWDSVVLNIYLVINLSVASYLVYCAYYRIQYDRRIVVPLVILSIPMAISIHTVTAFLYNGMASRPYWNSAILAPRFIFSAFCSGPALLLILFQILRKVSAFEIKDEAIHKIAELMAYAMGFNLFLFGAEIFKEYYSNTHHLVYYQYLFRGLHGTASPIALYAWTSIAFSIISFFLFLIPKTRRMPLTMNIGAVMIYLSVYIEKGIALIIPGFTPDTLGQVYQYVPSAIELRVAAGVFGVGFLLFTLMVKVSVSILFERGNQTVHA
- a CDS encoding 4Fe-4S dicluster domain-containing protein; amino-acid sequence: MPAPEPPANGYTRRDSVVLGFFALAAAAMSTGCATDKLALDEFVQKHFKDLSGDELKDRLAQMEKRYSEEYGKSVKVSATPPLPGVLFGYALDLSRCIGCRRCVYGCVEENNLSRDPQTHWITVLEMDKETGVDLRHADAYYDHETVPHPGKFYMPVACQHCENPPCVKVCPVQATWKEPDGIVVIDDDWGIGCRRCLAACPYGARRFNWGKPSIPPDELNPNTEYLGNRPRQRGVVEKCSFCLQRTRKGLYPKCVEVCPVGARKFGNLLDPDSEIRYIIENKRVFILKDELNTQPKFFYYYGL
- a CDS encoding ATP-dependent 6-phosphofructokinase, with amino-acid sequence MASNQRTIAILTGGGDVPGLNPAIRAITIRALREGYRVMGIRRGWAGVVDYNREDGADNSENVQELSEAIVNRAGRTGGTFLHTSRTRPSHLPRARVPAHLTGYDLAVNDVTKDVLQNLEHIGVDVLIPIGGDDTLSYGKRLHDEGVHVVAIPKTMDNDVYGTDYCIGFSTCVTRTIELTHRLRTSAGSHERFLVIEVFGRYAGFTALLPTMAGAADRCLIPEYPADVEHLTELMTYDHNRNPSKYSVALVSEGAHLKTQEGMSFESEETDMFGHRKLGGIGDKVAAAVREYSPRYNNGRRIDVISQRLGYLVRSGDPDALDSIVPMAFGNLALDLILKKQFGRLVSVHRGFYDSVPITSVTSEKKVVDVKKYYNTERLRPIYEFDGAPLFIMTSD
- a CDS encoding plasmid pRiA4b ORF-3 family protein, translated to MRHVEPPIWREISVPDVFSLFQLHRCIQLVFGWLDYHLFEFQISDRRFEGADPEAEGENAASVRLRDLELNSRSSFLYLYDMGDYWEHDITVRGVRQSSRRR